The Dehalococcoidales bacterium genome window below encodes:
- a CDS encoding ABC transporter substrate-binding protein, producing MWLGISCLLALAMLLAACGPAAPTTPTAPTTPTTPTTPTTPIVPITPITPTAPTAPTTPTTSDVPQYGGTFTMWKIEQKAFDDALRGRSTPQHYAQVAEAMMMADWALGKAGGYGAGEVEGVTIIVSALHMIGAFAESWDIVGDDTIVYHIRKGNHYGLNPLSESSRLAGGREADAYDAEYAFLRGFGWLPEDDGGYVSKPYAAARLTAEEQPLSIKALDKWTVEIKAQPAGLGSLFKWTAQSMNIYPPEVARNFNMNDARNHVGTGPFMITDYVDGVSTTFVRNPTYWQPDPVGPGKGNQIPYIDTLRWLYIPDRSTQMAALRTGKLDHLGERAGLLREEAVSLLQGNPGMKYNGAHQRAPMVGLRGDNPDLPWYDVSVRQAMFMAVDRETIRKDYYGGEADIYNYPVDADPMWISLGASIPFDELPASARELYTYNPNKAKQLLAEAGYPNGFKMEVILMEADVDLASLFKFYMAQIGVDVELAVKEKGVYTSIEKNRTHTEGFWDSMAAPYSWHEWRIDDLSNSSMVDDPEINKGIIEFAKYFMIDDSKAYPEFGKLVPRMIEQAYYIPMPSPLSYTVWWPWVRGYSGEDMFGATDRFGFTQYIWLDRELKQSMGY from the coding sequence ATGTGGCTTGGAATTAGTTGCCTGTTAGCGTTAGCCATGTTGCTGGCCGCCTGCGGCCCCGCAGCACCGACGACGCCGACCGCTCCAACCACACCCACTACACCCACCACACCGACAACCCCCATAGTCCCGATAACACCGATAACCCCAACCGCACCGACAGCACCAACCACGCCGACGACATCAGACGTACCCCAGTACGGCGGGACGTTTACCATGTGGAAGATAGAACAGAAAGCCTTTGATGACGCCCTGCGCGGCCGCTCCACTCCCCAACACTACGCCCAGGTCGCTGAAGCGATGATGATGGCGGACTGGGCACTGGGCAAGGCCGGTGGTTACGGCGCGGGCGAAGTTGAGGGCGTCACCATTATTGTTTCGGCACTCCACATGATTGGCGCCTTCGCCGAGAGCTGGGACATAGTCGGCGACGATACCATTGTTTACCACATCCGTAAGGGCAATCACTACGGGCTGAACCCGCTGAGCGAGTCCAGCCGTCTTGCTGGCGGCCGTGAAGCCGACGCTTATGACGCCGAGTATGCTTTTCTGCGAGGCTTCGGCTGGTTACCTGAAGATGACGGCGGCTATGTGAGCAAACCCTACGCTGCGGCCAGACTTACCGCCGAGGAGCAGCCATTATCCATCAAGGCCCTGGACAAGTGGACGGTGGAAATCAAGGCCCAGCCCGCCGGTCTGGGTTCTCTCTTCAAATGGACGGCGCAATCCATGAACATATACCCTCCAGAGGTCGCCCGCAATTTCAATATGAATGACGCGCGGAACCATGTCGGCACTGGCCCGTTTATGATTACCGATTACGTTGATGGAGTCAGCACTACCTTCGTCAGGAACCCCACCTACTGGCAGCCAGACCCCGTCGGCCCGGGCAAGGGCAACCAGATACCCTATATCGATACCCTGAGATGGCTTTACATCCCGGACCGCTCAACCCAGATGGCGGCGCTACGCACCGGCAAGCTCGACCACCTCGGTGAACGGGCCGGTCTGTTGCGTGAAGAAGCGGTGAGCCTGTTGCAGGGCAACCCCGGCATGAAGTATAACGGCGCTCACCAGCGCGCTCCCATGGTAGGTCTCAGAGGGGACAACCCGGACCTACCATGGTATGACGTCAGTGTCAGGCAGGCAATGTTTATGGCCGTCGACCGTGAGACGATAAGGAAGGATTACTACGGAGGAGAGGCTGATATCTACAACTATCCGGTCGATGCCGACCCGATGTGGATATCCCTCGGGGCAAGTATCCCCTTCGATGAGCTACCCGCATCAGCCCGCGAGCTTTACACCTACAACCCGAACAAAGCGAAACAGCTCCTAGCTGAAGCCGGCTACCCCAATGGCTTCAAGATGGAGGTGATCCTGATGGAAGCCGATGTCGACCTGGCGTCCCTGTTCAAGTTCTATATGGCCCAGATTGGTGTCGACGTGGAACTGGCGGTGAAAGAGAAGGGCGTTTACACCTCTATCGAGAAAAACAGGACTCATACGGAAGGCTTCTGGGACAGCATGGCCGCTCCCTATTCCTGGCATGAATGGCGGATTGACGACCTGAGCAACTCCAGCATGGTCGACGACCCCGAGATTAACAAGGGAATCATCGAGTTTGCCAAATACTTCATGATTGACGATAGCAAAGCTTATCCAGAGTTCGGCAAGCTTGTTCCCCGCATGATTGAACAGGCGTACTACATACCCATGCCATCACCGCTGAGCTATACCGTCTGGTGGCCCTGGGTCAGGGGTTACAGCGGCGAAGACATGTTCGGCGCTACTGACCGTTTTGGCTTTACCCAGTACATCTGGCTTGACCGTGAACTAAAGCAGTCAATGGGCTACTGA
- a CDS encoding aldehyde ferredoxin oxidoreductase N-terminal domain-containing protein, with protein MLYGWAEADLEVDLSNATIVKEAADRKLYEAFLGGKGTNVRTLWERVPPEVEPFSAENLLVISAGALVGTIVPSANRTTVTFKSPVTEIHSYSNIGGNFGARLKFAGYNTIKLSGKSSTPVYLWIDDDRVELRDARHLWGKNTRETQRLIREELKNEEVEVLCIGLAGENKVYTSTIEHGNGSSASRGGAGAIMGDKMLKAIAVHGTKDVNVADPDRLIELCQPILNRTERVRHQIYDNFGYGRVKGYAKGVDYGITGGAYPPELQYQIDHIGEVAQNFMDTKTDKRVACYNCGQRCLRAYAQPDGEYSFIKCSSWVAGLRATRILDIDFALRFYHQCELYGLDSKSITAQIALAIKLYEKGILTGKDTGGMHLEFGDEKSALWLIDKIARREGIGDALADGVYRAARRIGRGAEEFARHVKKLDLVQRREGGGESGPGSITTAIADGGGGEKLIGSNAETFWERAEVHTPEEKAAYLESEYYHFPEEFKKYLLPESNLIEADYEGTLLFISHNEETFALADATGLCYYWVGHHPSPPISSRPLIASLISAATGMDIDEAKATRVARRIIRQVRSYDVRTGIRRKDDSMPEKHFQKDPRTGKAKLDRDLFNKWLDKWYELKRWNQDGIPTREALEEVGLDDVLQELEQRRILSVSRDPVTASPGLS; from the coding sequence ATGTTGTACGGTTGGGCTGAAGCTGATTTAGAAGTTGACCTGTCTAACGCCACCATCGTCAAAGAAGCGGCAGACCGCAAGCTATATGAAGCTTTCCTCGGAGGTAAAGGTACCAATGTCAGGACATTATGGGAGAGAGTGCCTCCTGAAGTTGAACCCTTTTCCGCTGAAAATTTACTGGTAATCAGCGCGGGTGCTCTGGTTGGGACTATTGTGCCCAGCGCTAACCGCACTACCGTTACCTTCAAGTCGCCGGTGACTGAAATACACTCGTATTCCAATATCGGTGGCAATTTTGGAGCCAGGCTTAAGTTTGCCGGCTACAATACGATAAAGCTATCCGGAAAGTCATCCACGCCGGTGTACCTGTGGATAGATGATGACCGGGTGGAACTGCGTGATGCCAGGCATCTCTGGGGAAAAAACACCCGAGAAACCCAAAGACTCATCCGTGAAGAATTGAAAAACGAAGAGGTGGAAGTCCTGTGTATCGGCCTCGCCGGTGAGAATAAGGTCTACACGTCTACCATCGAACACGGCAACGGTTCCAGCGCCAGCCGGGGCGGAGCGGGCGCCATCATGGGTGACAAGATGTTGAAGGCTATCGCCGTTCATGGCACCAAAGACGTTAACGTCGCCGATCCTGACAGACTCATCGAACTGTGCCAGCCAATCCTCAACCGCACCGAGCGTGTCAGGCACCAGATTTATGACAATTTCGGGTACGGCCGTGTTAAAGGATACGCCAAGGGAGTAGACTACGGCATCACTGGGGGGGCATACCCGCCTGAGCTTCAGTATCAAATAGACCATATTGGCGAGGTAGCCCAGAACTTCATGGACACAAAAACGGATAAAAGGGTTGCCTGCTATAACTGCGGGCAGCGCTGCCTCCGCGCCTATGCCCAGCCTGATGGCGAGTATTCCTTTATAAAGTGCTCTTCCTGGGTGGCTGGTCTGCGCGCTACCAGAATACTTGATATTGACTTCGCTTTAAGGTTTTATCACCAGTGCGAATTATATGGTCTGGACAGCAAATCGATTACGGCGCAAATCGCGCTGGCAATCAAGCTCTATGAAAAAGGGATACTGACCGGGAAAGATACCGGAGGGATGCACCTGGAGTTCGGTGATGAAAAATCAGCTCTCTGGCTGATTGACAAGATTGCCCGCCGCGAGGGCATTGGTGATGCGCTGGCTGATGGCGTTTACCGTGCCGCCCGGCGGATAGGCAGAGGCGCTGAAGAGTTTGCCCGCCACGTGAAGAAACTGGACCTGGTCCAGCGCAGAGAAGGCGGCGGCGAGTCCGGCCCCGGCAGTATAACCACAGCTATCGCTGACGGCGGCGGCGGCGAGAAGCTTATCGGCTCTAACGCCGAGACCTTCTGGGAGCGGGCTGAGGTCCATACCCCCGAGGAAAAAGCAGCTTATCTGGAATCAGAGTACTACCATTTCCCGGAAGAATTCAAGAAGTACCTGTTGCCGGAGAGCAATCTCATTGAGGCTGATTATGAGGGAACATTATTATTTATCTCTCATAACGAAGAGACATTCGCGCTGGCGGATGCTACCGGACTCTGCTACTACTGGGTAGGGCACCACCCGTCGCCACCGATAAGCAGTCGACCCTTGATTGCCAGTCTCATATCGGCCGCTACCGGAATGGATATTGACGAGGCTAAGGCAACAAGGGTAGCCAGACGAATAATCAGGCAGGTACGCTCTTATGATGTCAGAACCGGCATCAGGAGAAAAGATGATAGTATGCCTGAAAAGCATTTCCAGAAAGACCCGAGAACCGGTAAAGCCAAATTGGACCGCGATCTGTTCAATAAATGGCTCGATAAATGGTATGAACTGAAGAGGTGGAACCAGGATGGCATACCTACCAGGGAAGCGCTGGAGGAGGTGGGACTGGATGACGTGTTACAGGAACTGGAGCAAAGGAGAATCTTAAGCGTGTCGCGCGATCCGGTCACCGCCTCGCCCGGACTCTCTTAG
- a CDS encoding FAD-dependent oxidoreductase has product MSKKIVVVGAGFAGCGAAAAAARAGADVTLVEKTDTLTGMGQLAGSYRRGSAVPGEVELVAMGAGDMLDALDSVAIFSRFENLKLKDPRMLTLYDTRKIGKAVDKVLRGLGVKIILRGLGSDVEMSGRSIKAIKLKDGTVLEADAVVDATGGAGPIPMCEKYGQGCAACIMNCYLFGGRVSIAAKAGVKEFVGQRADGTPGIYSSAVTLIKESLSPDLQKKLETEGEIQLETPPEYVEAVYQRMRMTMVGMGVTPEMARELEINYCGYVNIRRMPWLPREELEKIAGMENAMIAEPHVGWIGNAIRYMAISPKDLALKAEGVDNLFVAGEKAKFGSISAAYISGALAGHNAVRKAAGMPALELPVTTAIGRAMAFSLEKQNDPKSRGGLRLTAEEQELEATQAKKMYTDNIGKLGLTGIFSKKLV; this is encoded by the coding sequence ATGTCCAAAAAAATAGTCGTGGTGGGTGCGGGGTTTGCCGGTTGCGGTGCGGCTGCGGCAGCGGCACGGGCCGGAGCGGATGTAACACTGGTCGAAAAGACGGATACGCTTACAGGTATGGGCCAGCTGGCCGGGTCTTACCGGCGGGGTTCCGCCGTTCCCGGCGAGGTGGAACTTGTTGCCATGGGAGCGGGAGATATGCTGGATGCTCTGGACTCGGTGGCAATTTTTTCCCGATTTGAAAATCTGAAGCTAAAAGACCCGCGCATGCTTACCCTGTATGACACCCGCAAGATTGGAAAGGCGGTAGACAAGGTCCTGCGGGGACTGGGCGTAAAGATAATCTTACGAGGTCTCGGCTCAGACGTTGAGATGTCCGGCCGGAGCATTAAGGCGATAAAGCTTAAGGACGGCACGGTGCTGGAGGCTGATGCCGTGGTCGACGCTACAGGGGGAGCCGGACCGATACCGATGTGTGAAAAATACGGGCAGGGCTGTGCCGCCTGTATAATGAACTGCTATTTGTTTGGTGGCAGGGTTAGCATTGCCGCTAAGGCTGGCGTCAAAGAGTTCGTCGGGCAGAGGGCGGATGGTACACCCGGGATATACAGTTCCGCGGTTACCCTGATTAAAGAGTCGCTCTCCCCTGATCTTCAGAAGAAGTTGGAAACAGAAGGTGAGATACAGTTAGAGACGCCGCCGGAATATGTCGAAGCGGTATACCAGAGAATGCGGATGACAATGGTAGGTATGGGCGTAACGCCGGAGATGGCCAGGGAACTGGAAATAAACTATTGCGGCTACGTTAATATCAGGAGAATGCCCTGGCTGCCGCGGGAAGAACTGGAGAAGATAGCCGGCATGGAAAACGCCATGATTGCTGAACCGCATGTCGGCTGGATTGGTAATGCTATCAGGTACATGGCGATTTCACCCAAGGACCTGGCTCTAAAGGCCGAGGGCGTGGACAACTTATTCGTTGCCGGTGAAAAGGCGAAATTTGGCAGCATCTCGGCAGCTTATATCTCCGGCGCGCTGGCTGGCCACAACGCGGTACGCAAGGCAGCCGGAATGCCAGCCCTTGAACTACCCGTAACCACTGCTATCGGCAGAGCCATGGCCTTCAGCCTGGAAAAGCAAAACGATCCCAAGAGCAGGGGTGGCCTTAGATTAACCGCCGAGGAGCAGGAACTGGAAGCCACTCAGGCTAAAAAGATGTACACTGATAATATCGGGAAGCTGGGTCTAACCGGAATATTCTCCAAAAAGCTGGTGTAA
- a CDS encoding radical SAM protein yields the protein MKILLIMPRGALYRYEKGIFKRPIRYAPLTLTTLAALIPPEIEAEVEIIDEGVETLPGEIKADLVGITAITGTAMRAYTLADHIRQKGIPVVLGGVHATLMPQEAAFHADAVVTGFAEESWPQLLRDFIRGRMGKLYTQSPALSMSDLPFPRRELLRGKNYITVNTVQATRGCINHCDFCVVPVAWGRRMYLRPVRDVISELEQIESRNVLFVDVSPIEDRQYAKDLYRAMIPLKKRWLSPSTIRMADDPELLDLAAKSGCKGLLIGFESVSQSTLKGMGKGFNYAEKYKTQIKKLHNRGISIQACFVFGFDTDDKTVFEKTVEMVNKLNLDLPRFTAYTPFPGTPIHEKLKKENRIIETNWSMYDAQHVVFRPKLMSPGELQEGLYWTWKQCYTAGSIFKRLAGSRCILPVSIPANIAYRFYARNLLKYDESKMQDNSLIETIA from the coding sequence GTGAAAATACTTCTTATAATGCCTCGCGGAGCGCTCTACCGATACGAAAAGGGTATCTTTAAGAGACCTATCCGCTATGCTCCATTGACTTTAACCACACTGGCAGCGTTGATCCCGCCGGAGATCGAAGCCGAAGTGGAGATCATCGATGAGGGGGTGGAAACCCTGCCCGGCGAGATCAAAGCTGATCTGGTTGGGATAACGGCTATTACCGGGACGGCGATGCGTGCCTACACACTGGCCGATCATATCCGGCAAAAAGGCATCCCGGTGGTGCTGGGTGGTGTCCATGCCACCCTGATGCCCCAAGAAGCCGCATTCCACGCCGATGCCGTCGTTACCGGTTTTGCGGAAGAAAGCTGGCCGCAGTTGCTCCGTGATTTCATCCGTGGCAGGATGGGCAAGCTCTATACCCAGTCCCCGGCTCTCTCAATGAGCGATTTGCCATTCCCCCGCAGGGAGCTTCTCAGAGGTAAGAATTATATAACCGTCAATACCGTGCAGGCTACGCGTGGGTGTATTAATCATTGTGATTTCTGTGTCGTGCCTGTCGCCTGGGGTAGAAGGATGTACCTCCGTCCCGTCAGAGATGTCATCTCGGAACTGGAACAGATTGAAAGCCGTAATGTCCTTTTCGTAGACGTGAGCCCTATTGAGGACCGGCAATACGCCAAAGACCTCTACCGCGCCATGATACCGCTCAAGAAACGCTGGCTCAGTCCTTCCACCATCCGCATGGCGGATGACCCCGAGCTGCTGGATTTAGCCGCTAAAAGCGGCTGCAAAGGTCTCTTGATAGGCTTCGAGTCAGTCTCTCAGTCCACTCTAAAAGGTATGGGGAAGGGTTTCAATTACGCCGAAAAATACAAGACCCAGATTAAGAAGCTGCACAACCGTGGAATCTCTATCCAGGCATGCTTCGTTTTCGGTTTTGACACCGATGACAAGACGGTTTTTGAAAAGACGGTGGAGATGGTCAATAAACTGAACCTGGACCTTCCCCGCTTTACGGCTTACACCCCGTTCCCGGGTACGCCCATCCACGAGAAATTAAAGAAGGAAAACCGCATTATCGAGACCAACTGGTCGATGTATGATGCTCAGCACGTTGTCTTCCGACCCAAGCTCATGTCCCCCGGGGAGCTACAGGAGGGATTATATTGGACCTGGAAACAATGCTATACCGCCGGCTCGATATTCAAGCGGCTGGCAGGCTCGCGCTGTATATTACCCGTCTCAATCCCCGCGAATATCGCTTATCGTTTTTACGCGCGAAATCTCTTAAAATATGATGAAAGCAAAATGCAGGACAATTCGCTAATCGAGACCATCGCATAG
- a CDS encoding radical SAM protein yields MPRVTFIYPCVGRFPGTRYVRSWQMQPLAIGVLSALTPAGWQKSFYDDRLEAIDFSQPTDLAAISIETFTARRGYQIADEYRKKGIPVVLGGYHATLCPEEAREHADSVCIGEAEKVWQHILNDASGGKLASVYSAPRSANLAGIRTDRGIFEGKHYFKLAMVESGRGCRFNCSFCSISAFYQSTYRRRPVDEIIGEIKQLKEKVIFFVDDNIVGDTATGRELFKALIPLKINWIGQCSINAATDTALLELMSQSGCRGLLVGLESLHAINLNTVGKAINQTIDYEQALGAFRKNGISIYGTFMFGFPADSTRTIRDAVDFARRQKLFLAAFAQIIPFPGTPLYSQFEAENRLMYPDWWLSDHYLFGQAPFYPVGMSPAELEQSCYAARRDFYSFSSILQRGREFSANCARPRMAGVFYGLNYLMHREVSRKFGIPMGMRETPVKKRSPHVVAEIAGPDNDAEIRNLLCQIPVPGAVQITYLYNPSFMASMKVEGRQSDIITGRDTDTGKLIGLGTRSIKPAFVNGELSPLGYLGSLRLAEEYRGSTYLARGYRELKRLHQAGPARLYITTIIESNKKAREILTSGRAGLPAYHDFGRFCSLAIGLRRSPSRLSLPDNLLIRPAVMEDIPSLIEFWQREGSRRQFFPGYSAADLIDPEGLLGGLAPDDILLAFKEDKLVGTTGAWNQEPFRQSRVTGYNRWLGMLRSPYNLTAGRLGYPLLPRPGSDLDYFNLALVCISNDDRKVFAALLSQLLAKYHGSFDFFMAGLHEHDPLLPVLAKYRHFNYYSRLYVVCWEDGEHDFHNLDGRVPYLELGAL; encoded by the coding sequence ATGCCTCGTGTAACTTTTATCTACCCTTGCGTGGGACGTTTCCCCGGGACGCGCTATGTCCGCTCGTGGCAGATGCAGCCGCTTGCAATAGGGGTGCTGTCCGCCTTGACCCCCGCCGGCTGGCAAAAGTCATTCTATGATGACCGGCTGGAAGCCATTGATTTCTCTCAGCCCACCGATCTGGCCGCGATATCTATTGAGACTTTTACTGCCCGCCGCGGCTACCAGATAGCGGATGAATACCGTAAAAAAGGGATCCCGGTGGTGCTGGGGGGCTATCATGCAACTCTTTGTCCTGAGGAAGCCAGGGAACACGCCGATTCTGTGTGTATCGGTGAGGCCGAAAAAGTCTGGCAGCATATTCTGAACGATGCCTCCGGAGGAAAGCTGGCTTCCGTTTACTCTGCGCCACGGAGCGCTAACCTTGCCGGCATCAGGACGGACCGCGGGATATTTGAAGGTAAACACTACTTTAAGCTCGCTATGGTGGAATCCGGCCGGGGCTGCCGTTTCAATTGCAGTTTTTGCTCAATCAGTGCCTTTTACCAGTCTACCTACCGCCGAAGACCGGTTGACGAGATTATCGGTGAAATAAAGCAACTGAAGGAGAAAGTCATTTTTTTCGTGGATGATAATATCGTCGGGGACACAGCAACCGGCCGGGAGCTTTTTAAGGCACTGATACCGCTGAAAATCAACTGGATAGGCCAGTGTAGCATCAACGCTGCCACCGACACGGCATTACTGGAACTGATGTCACAAAGCGGTTGCCGGGGTCTCCTGGTCGGACTGGAATCGCTCCACGCAATCAACCTCAATACCGTTGGAAAAGCCATCAACCAGACAATCGATTACGAGCAAGCCCTCGGGGCTTTTCGGAAAAATGGTATCTCGATCTATGGCACTTTCATGTTCGGCTTTCCGGCCGATTCCACCCGGACCATCCGGGATGCCGTGGATTTTGCCCGGCGCCAGAAACTATTTTTAGCCGCCTTTGCCCAGATTATCCCCTTCCCTGGAACGCCTCTTTACTCTCAGTTCGAGGCTGAAAATAGACTGATGTATCCTGACTGGTGGCTGAGTGACCACTACCTCTTCGGGCAAGCCCCGTTCTATCCCGTCGGCATGTCGCCTGCTGAACTGGAGCAGTCATGTTACGCAGCCCGGCGGGACTTCTATTCATTCTCTTCCATACTGCAGAGAGGCCGGGAATTTTCGGCTAACTGCGCCCGGCCCCGGATGGCCGGGGTCTTCTACGGTCTGAACTATCTGATGCACCGGGAGGTATCCAGGAAATTCGGTATCCCCATGGGCATGAGGGAAACTCCCGTGAAGAAGCGTTCACCTCATGTTGTCGCCGAAATCGCAGGGCCTGATAATGACGCTGAGATCCGCAATTTGCTCTGCCAGATTCCCGTGCCCGGAGCGGTTCAGATTACCTACCTTTACAACCCGTCATTCATGGCCTCCATGAAGGTTGAAGGGAGACAGTCCGATATCATCACCGGACGCGATACTGATACCGGCAAGTTGATTGGACTGGGCACCCGCTCCATAAAACCCGCTTTCGTAAACGGCGAACTCTCTCCATTAGGCTATCTGGGGAGCCTGCGACTTGCCGAGGAATATCGCGGCAGCACTTACCTGGCTCGCGGTTACCGCGAGCTAAAGCGGTTGCACCAAGCCGGACCAGCCAGGCTGTATATCACTACCATCATAGAAAGCAATAAGAAGGCGCGAGAGATTCTGACTTCGGGGCGGGCGGGGTTGCCCGCTTATCATGATTTCGGCCGGTTTTGCAGTCTGGCCATTGGATTGAGACGGAGTCCGTCCCGGTTAAGCTTACCGGACAATCTCCTCATACGCCCGGCTGTTATGGAAGATATCCCGTCGCTCATTGAGTTCTGGCAGCGTGAAGGTTCTCGCCGGCAGTTTTTCCCCGGTTATTCGGCTGCGGACTTGATTGATCCGGAAGGCTTGCTGGGTGGACTGGCTCCGGATGATATTCTGCTCGCTTTTAAAGAAGATAAACTGGTCGGAACCACAGGCGCATGGAACCAGGAACCGTTCCGCCAGAGCCGGGTAACCGGTTACAATCGCTGGCTCGGCATGCTGCGCTCTCCCTATAACCTCACCGCCGGCCGGCTGGGGTATCCGCTCCTGCCCCGTCCCGGTTCCGACCTGGACTACTTTAACCTGGCCCTGGTCTGTATCAGTAATGACGACCGAAAAGTCTTCGCTGCTCTGCTGTCTCAACTCCTGGCAAAATATCACGGCAGCTTTGATTTTTTTATGGCCGGACTGCATGAGCATGACCCGCTACTGCCTGTCCTGGCTAAATACCGTCATTTCAATTATTACAGCCGCCTTTACGTGGTCTGCTGGGAAGACGGAGAGCATGATTTTCATAATCTGGATGGACGCGTACCTTACCTGGAACTGGGGGCCTTATAA
- a CDS encoding GH3 auxin-responsive promoter family protein, giving the protein MRAGRLLPLAVNWLWLQNSYAGNRRFSRALENPGPTQELYLKNLLRRNESTQYGRANHFSQISSIRDFQENIPLTRYEDYLPYIEEISRGKSSVLTHDPVALFQPTSGTSSASKLIPYNQPLKAEYQMAISPWVYNLFRRVPGLMRGRAYWSISPPVERNKFHGCIPVGFDDDSEYLGGIGKRLYNLVSVGRQKFTPDISLDDFRDRTLTSLLAARNLALISVWSPTLLLTLIKHFLENQGRLIEVLASSGSPDARARAGNIRWTIQKHGLNFKAIWPDLKLISCWTHGASEPFIPEIRRYFPGTEIQGKGLVATEAFVSLPLLPDNDPVLAVNSHFFEFRDIETGKIRLAHELDRGGVYSVIVTTGGGLYRYEMDDLVRVTGFIAATPALRFISKNAVSDIFGEKLNAEHVQRSLAVTFAEYSLNPTFFFVAPTELPGGRISYTLFFESENVSDEQGRMLREKLEGCFLENFHYAYCRKLGQLGHLEAFLIDCSSVSPEVAYLGEMHRRGLKLGDIKPSVLDRETGWEKRFQGRFMATDYS; this is encoded by the coding sequence ATGAGAGCCGGACGGCTGTTACCATTAGCAGTTAACTGGCTGTGGCTGCAAAACAGCTACGCCGGTAACCGGCGTTTCTCCCGCGCCCTGGAAAATCCCGGACCAACCCAGGAGCTGTATTTAAAAAATCTCCTCAGACGAAACGAGAGCACTCAATATGGCCGGGCAAATCATTTCTCGCAAATCTCCTCAATCCGCGACTTTCAGGAGAACATTCCCCTGACCCGATACGAAGATTACCTGCCTTACATCGAAGAAATTTCGCGGGGCAAGTCCAGCGTCCTGACTCATGATCCGGTGGCACTGTTTCAACCCACCAGCGGGACGTCTTCAGCCTCTAAACTGATCCCGTACAACCAACCGCTCAAGGCCGAGTATCAGATGGCCATCTCCCCCTGGGTTTATAATCTTTTTCGCCGGGTACCGGGATTGATGCGCGGCCGGGCATACTGGTCTATCTCTCCACCCGTTGAACGTAATAAATTCCACGGGTGCATCCCTGTTGGATTTGACGATGATTCCGAATATCTTGGCGGCATCGGGAAACGGTTGTATAATCTGGTTTCGGTCGGGCGACAAAAATTCACTCCGGATATTTCCCTGGATGATTTCAGGGACAGGACGCTCACCAGTCTTCTCGCCGCCCGTAATCTTGCCCTGATATCCGTCTGGAGCCCCACCCTTCTCCTGACCCTCATCAAACACTTCCTGGAAAATCAGGGCAGGTTGATTGAGGTTCTGGCATCGAGTGGTTCGCCGGACGCCCGCGCCCGCGCCGGAAATATCCGGTGGACTATCCAAAAGCACGGCCTTAATTTTAAAGCTATCTGGCCAGACCTGAAACTGATTAGCTGCTGGACCCACGGAGCCAGCGAGCCGTTCATCCCCGAGATTCGCCGGTATTTCCCCGGCACCGAGATACAGGGCAAAGGACTGGTAGCCACCGAAGCGTTTGTATCGCTGCCCCTGCTCCCGGACAACGATCCGGTGCTTGCCGTTAACTCCCACTTCTTTGAATTCCGCGATATCGAAACCGGTAAAATCCGGCTGGCACACGAGCTTGACCGGGGAGGCGTCTACTCGGTCATTGTGACCACCGGGGGAGGTCTCTACCGTTATGAGATGGATGATCTGGTAAGGGTAACCGGGTTCATCGCCGCCACTCCCGCGCTGCGCTTTATCTCTAAGAACGCCGTCTCCGATATATTTGGCGAAAAGCTCAACGCGGAACACGTTCAGCGCAGCCTCGCCGTTACCTTCGCCGAGTACTCGCTCAATCCGACATTTTTCTTTGTGGCGCCGACTGAATTGCCCGGAGGGAGAATATCTTATACTCTTTTCTTCGAATCTGAAAATGTGTCGGACGAACAGGGGAGAATGTTACGGGAAAAGCTGGAAGGCTGTTTCCTTGAAAACTTCCATTACGCTTACTGCCGTAAACTGGGACAGCTTGGCCACCTGGAGGCGTTTTTAATCGACTGTTCGTCGGTCTCGCCGGAAGTGGCGTATCTGGGGGAGATGCACCGTAGGGGATTGAAACTGGGCGACATCAAACCATCCGTTCTAGACCGGGAGACAGGATGGGAAAAGCGCTTTCAAGGCCGGTTCATGGCTACCGACTACTCATAA